A segment of the Arachis hypogaea cultivar Tifrunner chromosome 5, arahy.Tifrunner.gnm2.J5K5, whole genome shotgun sequence genome:
CTTAAATCCTGAGAAACCTGTTTCATCAAGTCCACGTCAATGTTGaactataacaataataattaatctgttgataatttgatatataatacatGCCAACAACTCAACAAGCTATAGCTCAAATAGCATAGTCTCCCGTACCCATTTAGAGGTTGCAGGTTCGAATCTCCATatctttagttaaaaaaaaaaattgatacataATACATACCTGCTGCAAAGCAATAATCTGAttgaattcctccactttattCTCCAACTCGTCAATTTTGGTCTGGAGTTCCTTCTCCTTATTCAAGAATGAACTTGATGAACTCTCCAATGCTTTTTCCTTTGACTTTACAAGGCCCTGCTTAATCAACATGGCCACCTCAATTGCCAGAAATACTAATTATTCTCCTAATACTTAAACAGGaattcaaatttttctttaagAAATTCTCCAATGAGTTAGTATTACCTCAagcattttgattttttcccTCAGACTTGCCATGTCTTTTGAATTCTGAGGAGCTGAAGCAGTTTTCTTGTTCTTCAAACTATCCTTAAGCCTCCTCTCCATGCTGCTTAACGCATCCTCCTTCTTCTTGATCTCACTCTTCATCTgcaaaacttgcttcctaagttTTTCTTTCTCCGCCGCCTCTTCCGAAACTGAACCTTTCAACTCACTGTATTGAGCTCTAACTGCTTCCACCTCCTTCTCCAATCGCCTAGCCTCGTTAACTGACTGCTCTGCTTCCTTCTTTAACAATGCAATCGTACTCACCAGTTCATTTCTTTCGGCACTTCCTCTCTGTAACATTTCCTCGGATTCCTCCATCGATTTCTTCATTAGTTCCAACTCATCTCTACGACTTTCATTTCCTTCTACTTGCTCGCGTAACCGCCAAATCTCTCCGTTCAGATCTTCATTCTCTGCCTTAAGCACTCGAATCTTCTCAGAGAAATCGCTACCAGCTTGTTCCCCGttcttcttctgatcttctagctGCTTTGTCTTGTCCTCGATCTCCAGCTTCATCTGTTGAATCTGAACCGTCATTgtattcatttgatttgagagatCATCGAGTTTTAAATCATAATCAGATTGAAGCAACTGAATCTCTTGTTTAGCTTTTCGCAGCATTTCTTCTAGTAAACTCTTCTGCGAACGCAGTTGGCTCGCTTCTTTCAATGCTTTCATGGCAGCTTTCTCATTGGCGTCAAATGTGGAGGTCATTTGAGACGAGAGCCTTCTAAACTCCTCTTGCAGCCTCTCGGCAGTTTTAGCATTCGCCATTCTTGTCTTCCGCAAAGCTTCCTCTGCTTTGATGGCTCTCTGCTCATGTTCAACTTTGTCGCGCGTCACTGCTTCTAGGTCAGCTTCGAATCCATGTTTCTTCTTATCGAATTCTTCCTCCAATCTCCTGATATGCGTTTCGAGTTCCTTAATAGTAGCAAGAGAATTCGAGAAATCTTCTGACTGTTCTTTGAGTTGCTTCTCTAGATTCTCAATATGCATTTCAAGATCAGGATCATTATtattaggaggaggaggaggagatgaACATTCATAATGCATTTTCAATTGTTCTTGAACTTGGCTTTGCTCAAGCTTATACACAATGCTATGATTCTCCTGTTTCAATATCTCATAGTCTAATGCAAGTTGTTCCAGTTGTACCTCTAAATCATCTTTGTCCCTTCTGTACATCTCTATTTCACCATATAGGTCTATAATCTTCTTCTCAAGTGCTTCTGTATCGTTATTACCGTTGCTTTGTCTCTGTACAAGcttctccatttctgtttctactagCTCCTTGGAGTCTTTGTTATTACACTGTGATTGCTCCAGCATTTCTTCAAGGTCCTGCACAGCAAGAACCAGTTCAGCATTTGATTCTTGCATCTTCTTTAACTGTAGCCGGAGATTGGCGTTCATGTCCTTTTCATAACTCAATTCCTGCCGGATTTCTTCCACGAAAGCGCCGAGATCTCTGGTTTCCAATTGCGACCTGCTTCGCAATCTGGCCTCGTCCATTCGCTTGTGGAAAGACTTGAGATTCTCACATTCCAACTTGAATGCGTCTCTTTCTTCTTTCAAGATAAGGATTTCCTTTGAGAGGTCTTGCCCTCTTTTGGTTTCCTTCACAATCTGCTTTCTAAGGGTCTGTAGTTCCATGTCTGACACATCCACATGCCTAGCCAATGCAGCAAGCTCAGCCTTGAGTTTTTCAGTCTCTGTAGGATGTGATTCTTCGGAATCTTCCTTTGGAATGTCATGGTTGGAGCCGTTTGTCGAATCGCCTGGTGGCCAATCAAAGTGTATTCTCTGATGCATATCATCATGCATCTGTGTTGTGGAGTCACTGATAACAAGTTTTTGAGATTTTGAATTGTGGCTCATACCTGAAAGAAACACATTTTTGCTGGAATGgatgttcttttttcttttcagtCCAAGTTTTCGGGGACTATCAAGTCCAGAGCTGTCATCTGAACTTGACAATGTAGTGTCAGATTCACTAGATGTGCTGCAATTAACACTCAATTCTTCTGTATTGTTCATTGCTTTGGCAGTGACTTCCTGTGAAAAACAAGAAATTGTACAATTAATACATGAAATGAATGAATTTTCATGAAAAGCACATCATTGTTGAAGTTATATGACATTATTATATATGAAGTAGAGTCAGGAAAATATAATTCCAAGGCTTACTTCAGAAGAGTTGCTTCTAGTGCTTTCATCTATGTCTGCATTGCTTAAATGGTTGCTTATGATCCAATCATGGGATTTTTGTTTGGCATCTTCACATTCCTCTTCTTCTCTGCAAATGTTATTGGCATCAAAAAAATTTCACTATGGGACAAATTCTATAAcctaaaatatgaaaatgatcATGGCAATTCCCAGTTACCTTTGATCACTATTTTCTTGAATCCTCTGGATGGATACCTGTTTATTAAGCAACAGAAGAAAAACTAATGAGAATGCCATTGCCTTGACTTATGTTTCACTCAAATCTTTAAATTAGGTAGCACTCAAGTTTCAAGCAACCTTATATATGgaaaaatagatattaaataaacaaaaacaaaaaaaactaacatGCAAAAGAGCATCAGAATGAGAAACCCTGATGGGAAGAGAGAGATAGGATGGTTTTGTGGCCTCAGCATAGTCAGCAATATTTATAGAAGCCTCCCCAATGGGGCTACCTTTTGATGAACCCTGCATATGAATTAAAGCAAAAATGAGATCACATTCTgataaacaaaaacaaacaagagCGAGTTAATGAATGTATACCGTTGAAAGCAAAAATTGATATAATTTATCAGTGAATTTGCCAGTCTTTGGGTCTTGAATGAACTTGACAGTTTCATATACAGGATTATGCCATGTACAAACTCCATTTCTAACTGTAACTTGATCCAATCTGGTGGTTGGTTTTCCAAAGTCCCCTGGAACTATTGACAGCACCAATGCATCCACCCCACATTCATTCACCTGAAAAATTGTTACATCCCCCAACAACTTCATTCTAATACCATTTAAGAAGCAAAATTCAAATGAAAAGGAATAGGTGAGTTTGAATTATTCATCCTTGATCcttaagaaaatgaatgaaaccTGTGTGAGATGGAAATGGAGCTTGAAAAGAGCTTTGACTCTGTTCCTGTCGGTCCACCATCTTGCAGAACGAAACATGTCTCTTTTTGTGTCTCACTCTTCACTCATCCACATAGAATGGAAATGCCACACACAATATCACAAGTGCAACTCAGAAATGATGAATTGTTTCCAAAGATCTGAATTTTCTGGTTGCTTTGCTGCTATATATGTTGGCACCAAATTAAAGTTGTTTTGAGAAATACATGTATTGTGTGTATTGGTCTGAAGAGTTAGATGGCGGTTTATGCATGAATCTGTATTGAAATAGAAGCTTCTCTTTTCacaaacaattaattaatcattcatgtttattttttattatcaagaaAAGTTTTATGTGTTTAGCTATTTTCACAATCTTGTATTTTCTATGGAACATGACAATAACGtatcttctcctccttttttgaCATGGATAGGTATTGTCGccttttctttttgtattaaaTTGAAATACAAGAATTCACATGCTTAGCCTTACCCATTACATTACATGTGATATATCAGTCCGCTTTTCTAAGTTTaactagaaaaataatagaaaaaataaccTAAAAGGAAGTGGTTAGAGACCTAGAGTAATCCATAGGAGAAGAAATTTTGTTTTGCCCTTGAAAGGGaagttatatttatatatataaccgTCAACAGTTTGGGTTTTTCTCATAATCCTGAAGTCTTTGGGGGTGTTTCTAAGATATGTTTTTTTAAGATGGTGAGAAAACTTTGAATCCAGACAAAAAGGAACAAGT
Coding sequences within it:
- the LOC112801487 gene encoding uncharacterized protein isoform X2, which encodes MFRSARWWTDRNRVKALFKLHFHLTQVNECGVDALVLSIVPGDFGKPTTRLDQVTVRNGVCTWHNPVYETVKFIQDPKTGKFTDKLYQFLLSTGSSKGSPIGEASINIADYAEATKPSYLSLPIRVSHSDALLHVSIQRIQENSDQREEEECEDAKQKSHDWIISNHLSNADIDESTRSNSSEEVTAKAMNNTEELSVNCSTSSESDTTLSSSDDSSGLDSPRKLGLKRKKNIHSSKNVFLSGMSHNSKSQKLVISDSTTQMHDDMHQRIHFDWPPGDSTNGSNHDIPKEDSEESHPTETEKLKAELAALARHVDVSDMELQTLRKQIVKETKRGQDLSKEILILKEERDAFKLECENLKSFHKRMDEARLRSRSQLETRDLGAFVEEIRQELSYEKDMNANLRLQLKKMQESNAELVLAVQDLEEMLEQSQCNNKDSKELVETEMEKLVQRQSNGNNDTEALEKKIIDLYGEIEMYRRDKDDLEVQLEQLALDYEILKQENHSIVYKLEQSQVQEQLKMHYECSSPPPPPNNNDPDLEMHIENLEKQLKEQSEDFSNSLATIKELETHIRRLEEEFDKKKHGFEADLEAVTRDKVEHEQRAIKAEEALRKTRMANAKTAERLQEEFRRLSSQMTSTFDANEKAAMKALKEASQLRSQKSLLEEMLRKAKQEIQLLQSDYDLKLDDLSNQMNTMTVQIQQMKLEIEDKTKQLEDQKKNGEQAGSDFSEKIRVLKAENEDLNGEIWRLREQVEGNESRRDELELMKKSMEESEEMLQRGSAERNELVSTIALLKKEAEQSVNEARRLEKEVEAVRAQYSELKGSVSEEAAEKEKLRKQVLQMKSEIKKKEDALSSMERRLKDSLKNKKTASAPQNSKDMASLREKIKMLEGLVKSKEKALESSSSSFLNKEKELQTKIDELENKVEEFNQIIALQQVSQDLSIISSKDVCDEKEMVSELTERNKSMESELKEMQERYLEMSLKFAEVEGERQQLVMTLRNLNLNLKTINKP
- the LOC112801487 gene encoding uncharacterized protein isoform X1; translation: MFRSARWWTDRNRVKALFKLHFHLTQVNECGVDALVLSIVPGDFGKPTTRLDQVTVRNGVCTWHNPVYETVKFIQDPKTGKFTDKLYQFLLSTGSSKGSPIGEASINIADYAEATKPSYLSLPIRVSHSDALLHVSIQRIQENSDQREEEECEDAKQKSHDWIISNHLSNADIDESTRSNSSEEVTAKAMNNTEELSVNCSTSSESDTTLSSSDDSSGLDSPRKLGLKRKKNIHSSKNVFLSGMSHNSKSQKLVISDSTTQMHDDMHQRIHFDWPPGDSTNGSNHDIPKEDSEESHPTETEKLKAELAALARHVDVSDMELQTLRKQIVKETKRGQDLSKEILILKEERDAFKLECENLKSFHKRMDEARLRSRSQLETRDLGAFVEEIRQELSYEKDMNANLRLQLKKMQESNAELVLAVQDLEEMLEQSQCNNKDSKELVETEMEKLVQRQSNGNNDTEALEKKIIDLYGEIEMYRRDKDDLEVQLEQLALDYEILKQENHSIVYKLEQSQVQEQLKMHYECSSPPPPPNNNDPDLEMHIENLEKQLKEQSEDFSNSLATIKELETHIRRLEEEFDKKKHGFEADLEAVTRDKVEHEQRAIKAEEALRKTRMANAKTAERLQEEFRRLSSQMTSTFDANEKAAMKALKEASQLRSQKSLLEEMLRKAKQEIQLLQSDYDLKLDDLSNQMNTMTVQIQQMKLEIEDKTKQLEDQKKNGEQAGSDFSEKIRVLKAENEDLNGEIWRLREQVEGNESRRDELELMKKSMEESEEMLQRGSAERNELVSTIALLKKEAEQSVNEARRLEKEVEAVRAQYSELKGSVSEEAAEKEKLRKQVLQMKSEIKKKEDALSSMERRLKDSLKNKKTASAPQNSKDMASLREKIKMLEQGLVKSKEKALESSSSSFLNKEKELQTKIDELENKVEEFNQIIALQQVSQDLSIISSKDVCDEKEMVSELTERNKSMESELKEMQERYLEMSLKFAEVEGERQQLVMTLRNLNLNLKTINKP
- the LOC112801487 gene encoding uncharacterized protein isoform X3, whose protein sequence is MFRSARWWTDRNRVKALFKLHFHLTQVNECGVDALVLSIVPGDFGKPTTRLDQVTVRNGVCTWHNPVYETVKFIQDPKTGKFTDKLYQFLLSTGSSKGSPIGEASINIADYAEATKPSYLSLPIRVSHSDALLHVSIQRIQENSDQREEEECEDAKQKSHDWIISNHLSNADIDESTRSNSSEEVTAKAMNNTEELSVNCSTSSESDTTLSSSDDSSGLDSPRKLGLKRKKNIHSSKNVFLSGDSTNGSNHDIPKEDSEESHPTETEKLKAELAALARHVDVSDMELQTLRKQIVKETKRGQDLSKEILILKEERDAFKLECENLKSFHKRMDEARLRSRSQLETRDLGAFVEEIRQELSYEKDMNANLRLQLKKMQESNAELVLAVQDLEEMLEQSQCNNKDSKELVETEMEKLVQRQSNGNNDTEALEKKIIDLYGEIEMYRRDKDDLEVQLEQLALDYEILKQENHSIVYKLEQSQVQEQLKMHYECSSPPPPPNNNDPDLEMHIENLEKQLKEQSEDFSNSLATIKELETHIRRLEEEFDKKKHGFEADLEAVTRDKVEHEQRAIKAEEALRKTRMANAKTAERLQEEFRRLSSQMTSTFDANEKAAMKALKEASQLRSQKSLLEEMLRKAKQEIQLLQSDYDLKLDDLSNQMNTMTVQIQQMKLEIEDKTKQLEDQKKNGEQAGSDFSEKIRVLKAENEDLNGEIWRLREQVEGNESRRDELELMKKSMEESEEMLQRGSAERNELVSTIALLKKEAEQSVNEARRLEKEVEAVRAQYSELKGSVSEEAAEKEKLRKQVLQMKSEIKKKEDALSSMERRLKDSLKNKKTASAPQNSKDMASLREKIKMLEQGLVKSKEKALESSSSSFLNKEKELQTKIDELENKVEEFNQIIALQQVSQDLSIISSKDVCDEKEMVSELTERNKSMESELKEMQERYLEMSLKFAEVEGERQQLVMTLRNLNLNLKTINKP